One window of the Betta splendens chromosome 21, fBetSpl5.4, whole genome shotgun sequence genome contains the following:
- the LOC114846949 gene encoding trace amine-associated receptor 13c-like, which translates to MTEPQDGAELCFPQLLNASCSRPAASWSASVCLRFLLSSVSALTVLLNLLVIVSVSHFRQLHTPTNLLLLSLAVSDFLVGLVFIPGEIYRRTSCWLLGDLMCSLYSYVATVSVAASVGNMVLISADRYVAICDPLLYPGTVTVARTKFLIFLCWLSSNLYRSLSLKDIGFHKANYVPCRGECVFVVDFVAGVFDVALSFVFPVSAIVVLHMRVFVVAVSQARSMRSHVTAVTLQHSVTLTSRRSELKAARTLGVVVLVFLLCFCPYYTVSLAGVNLIRTSYGIFVLCLFCCNSCVNPVIYALFYPWFRRAVKLIVTLQILQPGSREANVLWRG; encoded by the exons ATGACAGAGCCACAGGATGGAGCAGAGCTGtgcttcccacagctcctcaacgcctcctgcAGCCGGCCGGCCGCCTCCTGGTCTGCGTCCGTGTGCCTGCGCTTCCTGCTGTCCTCGGTCTCTGCTCTCACCGTGCTCCTCAACCTGCTCGTCATCGTCTCCGTCTCCCACTTCAG gcagctccacactcccaccaacctgctgctcctctctctggccgtcTCTGACTTCCTGGTGGGTCTTGTGTTCATACCAGGTGAAATCTACCGGAGGACGTCCTGCTGGCTCCTCGGTGACCTCATGTGTTCCCTGTATTCATATGTTGCCACCGTCTCTGTCGCGGCCTCAGTTGGAAACATGGTTCTCATATCAGCTGATCGATACGTGGCTATTTGTGACCCTCTGCTTTACCCCGGCACCGTCACGGTGGCCAGAACCAAGTTCCTCATTTTTCTGTGCTGGCTCAGTTCAAACCTCTACAGGAGTCTCTCACTGAAAGACATCGGCTTTCACAAGGCCAACTACGTCCCGTGTCgcggagagtgtgtgtttgtcgttGACTTTGTTGCAGGAGTGTTTGACGTTGCTTTGAGCTTCGTTTTTCCAGTCTCCGCCATCGTGGTTCTGCACATGCGAGTGTTCGTGGTGGCCGTGTCTCAGGCCCGGTCCATGCGCTCTCACGTCACAGCCGTCACTCTGCAGCATTCAGTGACTCTGACGTCCAGGAGGTctgagctgaaagcagccaggactctgggggTCGTCGTACTTGTGTTTCTACTATGTTTCTGTCCGTACTACACAGTTTCTCTGGCAGGCGTGAACTTGATCAGAACTTCCTACGGCATATTTGTGCTCTGTCTTTTCTGCTGTAACTCCTGTGTGAACCCTGTGATCTACGCTCTGttctacccctggttcagaCGAGCTGTTAAACTCATCGTCACTCTGCAGATTCTGCAGCCTGGCTCCCGTGAGGCCAACGTGCTGTGGAGAGGTTAA